A genomic segment from Armatimonadota bacterium encodes:
- the csm4 gene encoding type III-A CRISPR-associated RAMP protein Csm4 encodes MPDTVLYRLHFRSPLHIGERGVGLEETRTSVPADTLFSALCTAWRWLYGADSLQAELLAPFADGQSPPFLLSSGFPFAGEMLFFPKPIVSLSPSKEEYPKKLRAVQYWSQSVFRRWLQGQLTDSDYESLAGEEEPLFWVLEEERKVLDPFRDEETGSVRLWKEHVVPRVTLDRLTSASQIWFFGQVAFRKGAGLWCAIRYHDARLRSRVEACLRLLGDSGLGGERGAGFGLFEVSVLEGFSLPEVEGAKYMVTLSPCCPDGKQWSALLDARCGYDLLPRRGWVGSPEGGNLRRKTVWMLREGSVLHRVDGTVVGRLVNVKPDPCPHDVWRYGYAFPLGVSG; translated from the coding sequence ATGCCGGATACCGTCCTGTATCGCTTGCATTTCCGCTCTCCCCTGCACATCGGCGAACGGGGTGTGGGGCTAGAGGAGACGCGCACCAGCGTGCCCGCGGATACCCTCTTCAGCGCGCTCTGCACCGCCTGGCGGTGGTTGTACGGGGCAGACTCGTTGCAAGCGGAACTGCTTGCCCCCTTTGCGGATGGTCAAAGTCCGCCCTTCCTGCTCTCTTCTGGCTTCCCCTTTGCAGGCGAGATGCTCTTCTTCCCCAAGCCCATCGTCAGCCTATCTCCCTCCAAGGAGGAGTACCCTAAAAAGTTGAGAGCGGTGCAATACTGGTCCCAGTCGGTGTTCAGGCGGTGGTTGCAGGGACAACTGACAGATTCAGACTACGAATCGTTAGCAGGAGAGGAAGAACCTCTGTTCTGGGTGCTGGAAGAGGAGCGGAAAGTGCTCGATCCGTTCCGCGACGAGGAGACGGGCAGCGTGCGTCTGTGGAAGGAGCACGTGGTTCCGCGTGTCACCCTGGACCGCCTCACCTCTGCCTCGCAAATCTGGTTTTTCGGGCAGGTCGCTTTCCGCAAAGGTGCTGGATTGTGGTGTGCCATCCGATACCACGATGCGCGGTTGCGTTCACGAGTGGAAGCCTGCCTGCGCCTGCTGGGCGACAGTGGCTTAGGCGGCGAGCGCGGTGCAGGGTTTGGACTCTTTGAGGTCAGCGTGCTCGAGGGCTTCTCCCTGCCCGAAGTGGAGGGAGCAAAGTATATGGTGACCCTCTCGCCCTGTTGCCCGGACGGTAAACAGTGGAGCGCACTGCTGGATGCTCGCTGCGGATACGACCTGTTGCCACGTCGGGGGTGGGTAGGTTCACCCGAAGGGGGAAACCTCCGACGCAAGACGGTGTGGATGCTCAGAGAGGGATCGGTGTTGCACCGGGTGGATGGTACAGTGGTTGGCAGGCTGGTCAACGTCAAGCCTGATCCCTGCCCGCATGATGTGTGGCGCTACGGTTACGCATTTCCGCTGGGGGTGAGCGGGTGA
- the hemA gene encoding glutamyl-tRNA reductase encodes MQRLVLVGLSHRTASLETRERFAFEGAALREALEWLRERGVDECAILSTCNRTEIYACTPHDDLLVHFLHEWEGLPPGTLQPYLYVKRGEEAVEHLFRVAAGLDSQVLGESEILGQVKQAWEKAREAEATGVLLNSLFQRAVAVGKRVRSETALGRQVVSLGSLAVRAALQHKPDVHNATIIVIGTGTMGRRVVKELAEFHPKALYILSHTFSYATALAHDTGATPLALGALQQVLPDADIIFTATTAPHPILDITCLAPLERSRADSPLVILDLGVPRNTDPAVRLLPFVRLYDIEDLKVLSDAHYEARVREVPFALRIIEEELDDYLSWWNTRGAAPLITALQERAEQVRQQQLEWALPKLGNLNEHQRRVIEQLTVRIAKQLLHRPIAELRNLLNEEDVLPIFARLFGLQYPEQPVAAANSSEDEW; translated from the coding sequence GTGCAGAGATTAGTGCTGGTTGGCTTAAGTCATCGCACCGCCTCCCTCGAAACCCGAGAGCGCTTCGCCTTTGAAGGTGCGGCACTACGGGAAGCCCTGGAGTGGCTGCGTGAGCGCGGTGTGGATGAATGTGCTATCCTGTCGACCTGTAACCGCACTGAGATTTACGCCTGCACCCCCCACGATGATCTGCTGGTCCACTTCCTGCATGAATGGGAAGGGCTACCTCCGGGCACGCTACAGCCATATCTGTACGTCAAACGTGGTGAAGAGGCGGTAGAGCACTTGTTCCGTGTGGCGGCAGGACTGGACTCCCAGGTGCTGGGCGAGTCGGAGATTTTAGGACAGGTGAAGCAGGCGTGGGAGAAGGCACGGGAGGCAGAGGCAACAGGTGTGCTGCTGAACTCGCTGTTCCAGCGTGCGGTGGCGGTCGGCAAGCGTGTGCGTTCAGAAACTGCTCTGGGCAGACAGGTGGTCTCTCTGGGCTCGCTGGCGGTCAGAGCCGCGCTACAGCACAAGCCGGATGTTCACAACGCGACCATCATCGTGATTGGAACCGGTACCATGGGCAGGCGGGTGGTCAAAGAACTGGCAGAGTTTCACCCGAAGGCGCTCTACATCCTCAGCCATACTTTTTCGTACGCCACTGCCCTCGCCCATGACACCGGTGCGACCCCGCTGGCTCTGGGAGCGTTGCAGCAGGTGCTGCCAGATGCGGATATCATTTTCACCGCGACCACCGCGCCGCATCCCATTCTGGATATTACCTGTCTGGCTCCCCTGGAGCGTTCACGCGCTGATAGCCCGCTGGTGATACTGGACCTGGGTGTGCCGCGTAATACCGACCCGGCGGTGCGATTGCTGCCCTTCGTCAGGCTGTACGATATTGAAGACCTGAAAGTGCTTTCCGACGCACACTACGAGGCGCGCGTGCGCGAAGTGCCTTTTGCTCTGCGTATCATCGAAGAGGAACTGGATGACTACCTGAGCTGGTGGAACACACGCGGTGCTGCCCCTCTCATCACCGCATTGCAGGAGCGTGCTGAGCAGGTGCGTCAACAACAGCTGGAGTGGGCGTTGCCCAAACTGGGCAATCTGAACGAGCACCAGAGACGTGTGATCGAGCAGCTCACTGTGCGTATTGCCAAGCAGTTGTTGCATCGTCCCATTGCCGAATTGCGCAATCTCCTGAACGAGGAAGACGTGCTGCCGATATTTGCTCGATTGTTTGGGCTGCAATATCCTGAGCAACCAGTTGCTGCGGCAAACTCCTCGGAGGACGAGTGGTGA
- the hemC gene encoding porphobilinogen deaminase, protein MSLKPSGTLRVGTRGSALAQAQTASVVQALRERHPHIPIETVVIRTSGDRQQREVMGAFVKELQEALLQKEIDVAVHSLKDLPTARVEGLTVAAIPPRADARDVWISRGASFSALPEGSRVGAGSLRRSAQLRRHRCDLQYLPLVGNVDTRLRKLHEGPYDAIVLAAAGLQRLGFLETADDRHILMPDGTELCIEPFDIATMLPAPGQGALAVECREEDTRTVEIFHCLDHLPSRQAVTAERALLHALGGGCRVPIAAYAEVEGNRLTLQALVADPEGREMLRDGLEGSSAEPETLGYMLAERMLAQGAVRLLGGRQ, encoded by the coding sequence GTGAGCCTCAAGCCGTCTGGTACCTTGCGTGTGGGCACACGCGGCAGCGCACTGGCACAGGCGCAAACCGCATCGGTCGTACAAGCGCTGCGCGAAAGGCATCCCCATATCCCTATCGAGACCGTCGTCATTCGCACCAGCGGCGACCGACAGCAGCGTGAGGTGATGGGTGCGTTCGTAAAGGAGCTGCAGGAAGCTCTGCTCCAGAAAGAAATAGATGTTGCGGTGCATAGTCTGAAGGACCTGCCTACAGCACGTGTAGAAGGGCTGACTGTTGCCGCGATACCCCCTCGTGCCGATGCGCGTGATGTGTGGATTTCCAGAGGCGCGTCGTTCTCCGCCTTGCCCGAAGGCTCGCGTGTGGGAGCAGGAAGTCTCCGCCGTTCCGCGCAGCTGCGCAGGCACCGATGCGACCTGCAGTACCTGCCTCTGGTTGGCAACGTCGATACCCGGCTGAGGAAGCTCCACGAAGGTCCATACGACGCTATCGTGCTGGCGGCAGCAGGACTGCAACGGTTGGGCTTTCTGGAAACCGCCGACGATCGGCATATCCTCATGCCCGATGGAACCGAACTGTGCATAGAGCCTTTCGACATCGCAACGATGCTACCAGCCCCCGGACAGGGGGCGCTCGCGGTGGAGTGCCGTGAAGAGGATACACGCACTGTGGAGATATTTCACTGTTTAGACCACCTCCCGTCACGGCAGGCGGTGACCGCCGAACGTGCCCTGCTTCATGCGCTGGGGGGAGGTTGCCGAGTACCGATTGCCGCATACGCTGAGGTAGAAGGCAATCGTCTGACACTCCAGGCGCTGGTCGCTGACCCGGAGGGGCGCGAGATGCTTCGGGATGGGTTAGAAGGTAGCAGTGCGGAACCGGAAACGCTGGGTTACATGCTGGCGGAACGGATGCTGGCACAGGGGGCAGTGAGGCTTCTGGGAGGGAGGCAATGA
- the hemB gene encoding delta-aminolevulinic acid dehydratase has product MLTRTPTLKATYRLRRLRRTASLRRMVQESILSPDDFIYPLFVQEGTGQREPIGAMPGQFRISVDLLPAEVEQLSALGVPAVLLFGIAEYKDARASCATQRDGVVPQAIRTIKRAHPEMVVLTDVCVCAYTEHGHCGIVREDGYVDNDASLAVLAEMALAHAEAGADIVAPSAMMDGQVQAIREKLDEAGFTETAIMAYSAKYASAFYGPFREAADSAPQFGDRRSYQMDPPNAREAVREVLADVEQGADIVMVKPGLAYLDVVRLVREAVDVPLAVYNVSGEYSMLKAAAEKGWIDERAVGLEMLMAFRRAGADLIITYLAKEAAQWLKGS; this is encoded by the coding sequence ATGCTCACACGAACACCAACGCTTAAAGCCACATATCGCTTACGACGCTTGCGCCGCACCGCGAGCCTGCGGCGGATGGTGCAGGAAAGCATCCTGTCACCCGATGACTTCATCTACCCTTTGTTTGTGCAGGAGGGAACAGGCCAGCGTGAACCGATTGGCGCGATGCCCGGGCAGTTCCGTATCAGCGTAGACCTGCTGCCTGCAGAGGTGGAGCAGTTGTCTGCGCTGGGAGTGCCAGCGGTGCTCCTGTTTGGCATCGCCGAGTACAAGGATGCCCGCGCCAGCTGCGCTACACAGCGCGATGGTGTGGTTCCCCAGGCAATTCGCACCATCAAGCGCGCCCATCCCGAGATGGTAGTCCTGACCGATGTATGTGTCTGCGCCTACACGGAACACGGACACTGCGGCATCGTGCGTGAGGATGGTTACGTCGATAACGATGCGTCGCTGGCTGTGCTCGCGGAGATGGCTCTGGCGCATGCCGAAGCAGGCGCGGATATCGTGGCTCCCAGCGCCATGATGGATGGACAGGTGCAGGCAATACGCGAGAAGCTGGACGAGGCTGGCTTCACCGAAACCGCCATCATGGCTTACTCTGCGAAGTATGCGTCCGCGTTTTACGGACCGTTCCGCGAAGCGGCAGACTCCGCCCCGCAGTTTGGCGACCGACGCAGTTACCAGATGGACCCGCCCAACGCCCGTGAAGCGGTACGCGAGGTGCTTGCCGATGTGGAGCAGGGGGCGGATATCGTGATGGTGAAGCCCGGTCTGGCTTATCTGGACGTGGTACGCCTCGTGCGTGAGGCGGTGGATGTGCCGCTGGCGGTGTATAACGTGAGCGGCGAATATTCGATGCTCAAAGCTGCTGCCGAAAAGGGTTGGATAGATGAACGCGCGGTCGGGCTGGAGATGCTGATGGCGTTTCGCCGTGCAGGGGCAGACCTGATTATCACCTATCTGGCAAAGGAGGCAGCACAGTGGCTGAAAGGCAGTTGA
- a CDS encoding radical SAM protein, protein MLDITQRPLLVYWELTRACELACRHCRAEAVPNRHPDELSTEEGFRLLDQLTAFGNPLPHIVITGGDPLKRPDLWDLIRAARERGFTVAITPSGTYALTPDIVRRFKKEGIWMMALSIDGSTPERHDGIRQVPGSFEQTVRAAGWAREAELPIQVNTLVCEQTADDLPSVYDLITDLGAARWSLFFLIQVGRGKGLEEVSPEHSERICQWLFEKANEGKVDIKTTEAPLYRRVALQHDLANKPNRIADTIRRGFGIRDGAGIMFVSHVGDVYPSGFLPRKAGNVREQSPVEIYRHSSLFRSLRDVEQLKGKCRYCDYRSMCGGSRARAFAYTGDPLESDPLCPYVSEEAKTHGLGW, encoded by the coding sequence ATGCTAGACATCACACAGCGACCGCTGTTAGTATACTGGGAACTGACGCGAGCATGCGAGCTGGCGTGCCGCCACTGCCGTGCGGAGGCAGTGCCCAACCGCCACCCAGATGAGCTGAGCACCGAAGAGGGCTTTCGCCTGCTGGACCAGCTGACAGCCTTTGGAAACCCTCTGCCCCATATCGTGATCACAGGCGGCGATCCACTCAAGCGTCCCGACCTGTGGGACCTGATACGTGCCGCACGCGAAAGGGGCTTTACCGTTGCTATCACGCCCAGTGGGACTTATGCGCTTACTCCCGACATCGTCCGCCGCTTCAAAAAGGAAGGTATCTGGATGATGGCGTTGAGCATTGACGGTTCCACCCCCGAACGACACGACGGCATCCGCCAGGTGCCCGGCAGTTTCGAGCAGACGGTGCGGGCTGCAGGATGGGCACGCGAAGCGGAACTGCCCATTCAGGTGAATACGCTCGTCTGCGAGCAGACCGCCGACGACCTGCCTTCCGTCTACGACCTGATTACCGACCTGGGTGCGGCGCGCTGGAGCCTTTTCTTCCTGATTCAAGTGGGGAGAGGCAAGGGGTTAGAAGAGGTCTCCCCCGAACATAGTGAGCGCATCTGCCAGTGGCTCTTTGAGAAGGCAAACGAAGGCAAAGTAGACATTAAAACCACCGAGGCGCCGCTCTATCGGCGCGTCGCACTGCAGCACGACCTGGCGAACAAGCCGAATCGCATCGCCGATACCATTCGACGAGGGTTCGGCATCCGAGACGGCGCAGGTATCATGTTCGTTTCGCATGTAGGGGATGTATACCCGTCAGGTTTCCTGCCGCGAAAGGCAGGAAACGTACGCGAGCAGAGCCCGGTGGAAATCTATCGCCACTCTTCCCTGTTCCGGTCTTTGCGAGACGTGGAGCAACTGAAGGGTAAATGTCGGTATTGCGATTACCGTAGCATGTGCGGAGGCTCACGGGCACGCGCCTTCGCTTATACGGGCGACCCGCTGGAAAGCGACCCGCTATGCCCGTACGTCTCGGAGGAGGCAAAGACACATGGGTTGGGCTGGTAG
- the hemL gene encoding glutamate-1-semialdehyde 2,1-aminomutase → MDIERSSQLYARAQQLMPAGVNSPVRAFRAVGGTPFYIHSAQGAVLTDVGGNHYIDYVCSWGALILGHTHPAVVKAIQEAVAKGTSYGAPHEGEILLAEEIVRAMPWVEMLRFVNSGTEATMSAIRLARAATGRPKILKFEGNYHGHADHLLAKAGSGIATFGLPDSAGVPAEMTQHTLVAPYNHAEAVEALFHEAGEQVAAVIVEPVAGNMGVVPPAPGFLQSLRECTSRYGSLLIFDEVMTGFRVSRQGAAGLYGVVPDLVCLGKIIGGGLPVGAYGGKRELMQMVAPLGPVYQAGTLSGNPLAMAAGLATLRELHDEVYAQLEERVAFLQQALAESASQLGVPAQVHRVGSMLSVFFTDCAVTDTASAFSTDRQLYARLFHAMLRRGVFLPPSALEAWFVSTAHTESHIERTAKAFHDALQEALAV, encoded by the coding sequence ATGGACATTGAGCGTTCCAGTCAGCTTTACGCTCGTGCACAGCAGCTGATGCCTGCTGGTGTGAACAGCCCCGTGCGGGCGTTTCGTGCGGTAGGAGGCACACCCTTTTATATCCACTCCGCGCAAGGCGCAGTGCTTACCGACGTTGGCGGCAACCACTACATCGACTACGTCTGCTCCTGGGGCGCGCTGATTCTGGGGCACACCCACCCTGCAGTTGTAAAAGCTATCCAGGAGGCAGTTGCGAAAGGCACCAGCTACGGCGCGCCACATGAGGGCGAAATCCTGCTGGCAGAGGAGATTGTCAGGGCAATGCCCTGGGTAGAGATGTTGCGCTTCGTCAACTCGGGCACCGAAGCGACCATGAGTGCCATACGCCTTGCTCGTGCTGCTACCGGACGCCCGAAAATCCTCAAGTTCGAAGGCAACTATCATGGTCATGCCGACCATCTGCTGGCAAAAGCAGGCTCGGGCATCGCCACGTTTGGATTGCCGGATAGCGCGGGAGTGCCTGCCGAGATGACACAGCACACACTCGTTGCTCCCTACAATCACGCAGAGGCGGTAGAGGCTCTGTTCCACGAAGCAGGTGAACAGGTTGCCGCCGTGATCGTGGAGCCGGTGGCGGGCAACATGGGCGTGGTACCACCTGCGCCCGGCTTTTTACAATCCCTGCGTGAGTGCACCAGTCGCTATGGTTCCCTGCTCATCTTTGACGAAGTGATGACCGGTTTTCGGGTGTCCCGGCAGGGCGCGGCTGGGTTGTACGGTGTCGTACCAGACCTGGTGTGTCTGGGTAAGATTATCGGTGGTGGGTTGCCGGTTGGTGCGTATGGTGGCAAACGCGAACTGATGCAGATGGTAGCACCGCTGGGCCCGGTGTATCAGGCGGGCACTTTGTCCGGCAACCCTCTGGCGATGGCGGCTGGCTTAGCCACATTGCGCGAGCTGCATGACGAGGTGTATGCGCAGCTGGAAGAGCGTGTCGCCTTCTTACAGCAAGCACTTGCCGAATCCGCCAGCCAACTGGGTGTGCCAGCACAAGTTCATCGCGTGGGCTCTATGCTCAGCGTGTTCTTTACCGATTGTGCTGTCACCGACACGGCTTCTGCCTTCAGCACGGACCGCCAGCTGTACGCGCGCTTGTTCCATGCCATGCTGAGACGAGGGGTATTCCTGCCGCCGTCTGCTCTGGAGGCGTGGTTTGTCAGCACAGCGCATACCGAATCACACATCGAGCGCACGGCAAAAGCTTTTCACGACGCGCTCCAAGAGGCTCTGGCTGTATGA
- the hemE gene encoding uroporphyrinogen decarboxylase, with the protein MSEHFNDRFLRACRREPVDVTPIWLMRQAGRYLPEYRQLREKHSMLELCTTPELAAEVTLMPLRRFELDAAILFSDLTIPFLAMDVPFTLKENVGPVIMHPLRTEKDVDALRVIDPRNDLPFVAESIRLLRQQLKVPLIGFAGAPFTLAAYLIEGGPSRDYSRVRALIYSQPQMWDRLLFVLAENVVRFLRAQIEAGAQAVQLFDSWVGVVSPAVYRRHLLPVMQHMVNALKPLGAPIIYFGTGTASLLEAMRETDADVVGVDWRVPLDEAWQRLGDCAVQGNLDPAVMLASRDTVKQEAQDVLRRAGGRRGHIFNLGHGVLPETPIENVQALIDAVHLAGRQ; encoded by the coding sequence ATGAGCGAACACTTCAACGACCGATTCCTGCGGGCATGCCGACGAGAGCCGGTGGACGTGACCCCGATATGGCTCATGCGGCAGGCTGGGCGCTATCTGCCTGAGTATCGCCAGCTGCGTGAAAAGCACTCGATGCTGGAACTGTGTACCACACCGGAGCTGGCTGCTGAAGTCACCCTGATGCCCCTGAGGCGTTTCGAACTGGACGCGGCGATCCTTTTCTCTGACCTGACCATCCCCTTCCTGGCGATGGATGTGCCGTTCACGCTCAAGGAAAATGTCGGTCCAGTGATTATGCATCCACTCCGAACGGAGAAAGACGTGGATGCCCTGCGTGTGATAGATCCCCGTAATGACCTGCCTTTCGTAGCGGAGAGCATTCGCCTGTTACGTCAGCAGCTAAAGGTCCCTCTCATCGGGTTTGCGGGTGCTCCTTTCACGCTGGCAGCATACCTGATAGAGGGAGGTCCTTCACGGGACTATAGCCGAGTGCGTGCGTTGATCTACAGCCAGCCACAGATGTGGGACAGGTTGCTCTTCGTGCTCGCGGAGAACGTGGTTCGTTTCTTGAGGGCGCAGATTGAGGCAGGCGCACAGGCAGTGCAGCTGTTCGACAGCTGGGTGGGCGTGGTGAGCCCTGCCGTCTATCGGCGCCATCTTCTGCCGGTGATGCAGCACATGGTGAACGCGCTGAAACCGTTGGGTGCGCCTATCATCTACTTCGGCACGGGCACGGCATCACTACTGGAGGCGATGCGCGAGACAGATGCAGATGTGGTCGGCGTAGACTGGCGCGTACCTCTGGATGAGGCGTGGCAACGGTTGGGAGACTGTGCGGTACAGGGCAACCTGGACCCAGCTGTGATGCTGGCGTCACGAGATACGGTAAAGCAGGAAGCCCAGGACGTGCTGCGCCGCGCCGGCGGACGAAGAGGACACATCTTCAATCTGGGGCACGGCGTGTTACCCGAAACGCCCATAGAAAACGTACAGGCACTGATTGATGCGGTTCATCTCGCTGGAAGGCAATGA
- the hemY gene encoding protoporphyrinogen oxidase — MSTPHVVIVGGGITGLSAAYYLQRLRQQAGTPLRITLIEAQNRLGGKVGTVHQEGFLIDTGPDSFLAQKPWAVQLCRDLGMEGEIISPSARRFFMLIKGKLHAVPHELVSLVPSRPQALWKTTFISPWGKLRASMEGFVPARRDVEDESLGAFMRRRFGKEFALKFAEPLMAGVHAGHPDRLSMAAVYPMYWEMERKYGSITRGLIHLRRQRQQGRGSRDTSPFVALRYGMGSLVERLEQNLKEVDIWLSTTVTGITPLPDGSVHLHIEHGEPLQAQVAILTTPAYTTAGWLQPLAPDAARLLREIPYASTAVVSLAYRREGIEHPLEGSGFLVPRTEPLPITGCTWSSSKWEGRAPDGSVLLRVFIGYAGADQIVEQQWDDLLARAAHDALQPLLGIREEPMMVQVNRWLKAMPQYEVGHLARLQKVESALSAYPAILLAGSAYRGVGVPDCVKQGKEAAEQAWQQVLSRATASTLGT; from the coding sequence ATGAGCACACCACATGTCGTCATCGTGGGGGGAGGCATTACCGGTCTGTCGGCGGCGTATTACCTGCAGCGCCTCCGACAACAGGCTGGCACGCCTTTGCGCATCACGCTGATAGAGGCACAAAACCGTCTGGGCGGTAAAGTGGGTACAGTGCATCAGGAAGGTTTCCTGATTGATACCGGTCCCGATTCCTTTCTGGCGCAAAAGCCCTGGGCGGTGCAGCTGTGTCGTGATTTGGGCATGGAGGGTGAAATCATCTCTCCATCCGCACGCCGGTTCTTTATGTTGATCAAGGGCAAACTGCACGCCGTGCCTCATGAGCTGGTGTCGCTGGTACCCTCTCGCCCCCAGGCGTTGTGGAAAACCACCTTCATCTCGCCGTGGGGCAAACTGCGAGCCAGCATGGAGGGTTTTGTGCCCGCGCGCAGAGATGTAGAGGACGAATCGCTTGGGGCGTTCATGCGCCGACGTTTTGGTAAAGAGTTCGCGCTGAAGTTTGCAGAGCCGCTCATGGCGGGTGTGCACGCAGGACATCCCGACCGCCTCAGCATGGCAGCCGTGTATCCCATGTACTGGGAGATGGAGCGCAAATACGGCAGCATCACGCGCGGACTGATCCATCTGCGGCGGCAACGACAGCAGGGCAGAGGTTCACGTGACACCTCACCTTTTGTCGCCCTGCGATATGGAATGGGCAGTCTGGTGGAGCGTCTGGAGCAGAATCTGAAAGAAGTGGACATCTGGTTGTCCACGACTGTGACCGGCATTACCCCCCTACCCGATGGCTCCGTGCACTTGCACATCGAACACGGCGAGCCTCTGCAGGCGCAAGTGGCTATCCTGACCACCCCTGCTTACACAACCGCAGGATGGCTTCAGCCCCTCGCTCCCGATGCCGCACGCCTGCTACGGGAAATCCCATACGCTTCTACCGCTGTGGTATCGCTCGCTTATCGGAGGGAAGGCATAGAACATCCTTTAGAGGGCAGCGGTTTCCTCGTGCCGCGTACGGAGCCCTTGCCTATCACAGGCTGCACCTGGTCCTCCAGCAAGTGGGAGGGGCGTGCCCCCGATGGAAGTGTGTTGCTGCGAGTGTTCATCGGCTACGCGGGCGCGGACCAGATTGTGGAGCAACAATGGGATGACCTGCTCGCCCGTGCCGCGCATGACGCCCTGCAGCCTTTGCTGGGCATCCGCGAAGAGCCGATGATGGTACAGGTGAACCGCTGGCTGAAAGCGATGCCGCAGTACGAGGTCGGGCATCTCGCGCGTCTGCAAAAGGTAGAATCCGCGCTCTCGGCATATCCGGCGATTCTGCTGGCTGGCTCCGCCTATCGCGGCGTGGGCGTGCCCGACTGTGTGAAGCAAGGCAAGGAGGCAGCGGAACAAGCCTGGCAACAGGTGTTGTCTCGCGCCACTGCGTCCACCCTTGGCACGTGA
- the hemH gene encoding ferrochelatase has protein sequence MTSDWDVLIMAYGTPRTLQEVEPYYTHIRRGRPPSPEQLQDLVRRYEAIGGVSPLNEITYQQVGAVENALRRRGWSGRIYVGMKHWHPFIAEAVEQMAKEGVQKAVGVVLAPHYSRMSIGGYIDYTLQARERFAPEMQLRFVERWGSHPLFITAIAHKIQQAMEGWQPEQTMVLFSAHSLPERIRQWDDPYERELQESARLIAQQLNLPHWTFAYQSASTTQEPWLGPDILERLEEIASTQPYQQILCCAIGFVADHLEVLYDLDVEARQKCEALGLRYRRAASLNDDPLMAEAVADVVLQKME, from the coding sequence ATGACATCGGATTGGGACGTGCTGATTATGGCGTACGGTACGCCTCGCACACTGCAGGAAGTGGAACCTTACTATACCCACATTCGCAGAGGCAGACCGCCGTCACCGGAGCAGCTGCAAGACCTCGTTCGCAGATATGAAGCCATTGGCGGGGTTTCACCGCTCAACGAAATCACTTACCAACAGGTAGGAGCGGTAGAGAACGCTCTGCGTCGGCGCGGATGGAGCGGCAGAATATACGTAGGCATGAAACACTGGCATCCTTTTATCGCCGAAGCCGTGGAGCAGATGGCGAAAGAGGGTGTGCAGAAGGCTGTAGGCGTCGTACTGGCACCACACTACTCCCGAATGAGCATCGGCGGATATATCGATTACACCCTTCAAGCGCGCGAGCGATTCGCTCCCGAGATGCAACTGCGGTTCGTAGAGCGATGGGGCAGCCATCCCCTGTTCATTACGGCGATTGCCCACAAGATACAGCAGGCAATGGAGGGATGGCAGCCCGAGCAGACAATGGTTCTGTTCAGCGCACACAGCCTGCCCGAACGCATCCGGCAGTGGGACGATCCCTACGAACGAGAACTGCAGGAGAGTGCAAGGCTGATAGCGCAACAGTTGAACCTGCCACACTGGACTTTCGCCTACCAGAGCGCCAGCACGACACAGGAGCCGTGGTTGGGACCGGATATTCTGGAACGCCTGGAGGAGATAGCCAGTACGCAGCCATACCAGCAAATACTATGCTGTGCGATTGGATTCGTGGCGGATCATCTGGAGGTGTTGTACGATTTGGACGTAGAAGCACGCCAAAAGTGTGAGGCGTTGGGATTGCGGTATCGGCGTGCTGCCTCCCTGAATGATGACCCGCTGATGGCGGAGGCAGTTGCAGACGTGGTACTGCAGAAAATGGAATAA